The window ATTTGCACCAGCATCTAAAATAATACTTGCTTTACCATCGATTCTAGGCATAGTAGTGCAAATAGCTGGACGACTTACTCCATTTATCCTACCAAATCTAAGTGTCGCAAGACTCATGCTAGCACCGCTATGTCCTGCGGATATAACAACATCTGCTTGATTATTTCTAACAATTTCAATTGCTTGGTAAATAGATGACTCTTTTCTCTTTAATGAATCTGTGGCACTATCTTCCATCTTGATATAATCAGGACAATGAAAAATTTCTATATTATTGCTAGAATCTAAATGGGGCTTAATTAGCCTTTCATCACCTACCACAATAGCTTGAAAATTCTTTGATTTTAATGCCTGCTTAACTCCCATTATGATTGGTTCGACGCCATTATCGCCACCCATAGCATCTATAACTATTTTAAGCATTGCTCTTAAACTTACTTATAATTTCCAGTCTCTTTGCTAATTGTGTGCGGCAACTTCCAATTTCCATTTTTATCTTTTATTGGTGTAGCAAGCTTTACTTTATAATGAGTTCTTCTTTTTAAACCTCTAGTTTTACTAACTCTTCTTTTTGGAACAACTGCCATTTCTTCTCCTTATTCTTTTATATGATAATCAAGCTGCATAGATTCCAGCTCACTTTTAAAAATAAATTCTAAATCTATATATCCATCAAAAAATTCAACTACATCAAAATAATCTCTATTTTTATGACTATCCCAAATGCCATCTTTGGCAAAAAGTATAATATTATCATTTATACTTTTTTTAAAATCTTCTCCGCTTAAATCACAAACAAAATCCATTTCACCAGTGATAGTAGAATCTATTTTTATCAAACCATTGCTAAGTTTTGATAGATTCCCTGTTACATTGATTTTATAATTATCACTCAATAAATCTAGTGAAAATTTTCTAGGACTTGATGTGATTTTTCTAGCTTCTATTTTCAAGATTATTTCAAAATTACCTAATTTCAGTTTGTGTAAAAAAGAATGCAATTTCATTTTTTGCATTTTCTAAGCTATCACTACCATGCACAGCATTTGCATCTATATTTTCTGCAAAATCAGCTCGTATAGTTCCTGCTTGTGCTTTTTTTGGGTCTGTATCACCCATCAACTCTCTATTTTTCTTAACAGCATTATCGCCTTCCAATACCATTACGACAACAGGACCGCTTGTCATAAAATTTACCAAATCATTATAAAATGGTCTTTCTTTGTGGATTGCATAAAATTCACCTGCTGTGTTTCTATCAAGCAGTATTTTTTTCATAGCTGCAATCCTCAAACCATTACTTTCAAATCTATCAATAATCTTACCAATAATATTCTTTTTTACTGCATCTGGCTTTATTATTGAAAGCGTTCTTTCCATATATAACTCCTGCCTAAAATATTAAACTTAGGATTCTAGCACAATAATTTTATATGCACTTTAAAACTTAAAGATTATTTTATATTTGATTACAAAAATCTTGGATATTTAAGAAAGTATAGAATCTTGAAATATTCAAGATTCTAAAATATTACATAACAGATACAGAATCATTCCTATTTGCATCTGATATATCATCTCTACTTGTTGCACCTCTAGCACTCCATACGATACAACCTTCAGTAGGACAAGCACTAGCACAAGCTGGCATTTCATTATGCCCTACACATTCCACACATTTATCTGCATAAACATAATAGATTCCCTCATCTGTTGGATTATTATCATCATCTACAATCGCACTAACAGGGCATTCATCTATACAAGACCCACAAGAAATACACAAATCTGTAATCTTTACAGCCATTTTAAATCTCCTCCGCAATAAGTTTATGTTTTGTTTGGCTAAATGCCATCAAAAGTATAACAATTTACATACTTAAGCTTTATAAAATTATTTAATTTTTAAATAATCTCTAATTTCATCTACTTTATTTGTAGCTTCCCAAGTAAATTCGCTTAGTTCTCTACCAAAATGTCCATATGCTGCAGTTTTTCTATATATCGGTCTTAGCAAATCTAGAGATTCTATAATTCCTTTTGGTGTTAGTTTAAATACTGCTCTTACGCATTTTTCTATATCAGCTGAATCTATTTTAGAATAACCATGAGTATTTATATAAATAGACACAGGTTCAACAACTCCAATAGCATAAGAAATTTGAACAGTTACCTTAGGACTTACTCCTGCTGCAACAAGGTTTTTAGCTATATATCTAGCTATATATGCTCCGCTTCTATCTACTTTGCTAGGATCTTTACCACTAAATGCGCCACCACCATGAGGACAGCTACCGCCATAAGTATCAACAATGATTTTTCTACCAGTTAGTCCAGCATCACCCTGTGGTCCGCCAATAACAAACTTTCCTGTTGGGTTGATGTGATATTTTATGTTATCTTGCATGTATTCTTGTGGTATTACTTTTTGCACGATTTCTTCTATTACAGAATCTTTTAGATGATTATATTTTACATCTGGAGCATGTTGTGTTGAAATAACAATAGTATCGATATATGCAGGCTTTCCATCTTTGTATTTGATAGTAACTTGAGATTTTCCATCTGGTCTTAAAAATGGCAATATTCCATCTTTTCTAGCTTTTGCTAATCCTTCTGTTAGTCTATGTGATAAATATATTGGAAGTGGCATAAGCGTGTCAGTTTCATCACAAGCATATCCAAACATTAGCCCTTGGTCTCCTGCACCAATCTCGCCATCTTCTCTATCTACACCTTGATTTATATCAGGACTTTGCTCGCCAACTCCATTTAGGATTCCAGCACTTCTATAATCAAAACCATATAAAGAATCTGTATATCCAATGTCTTTTATAACTTCTCTTGCTATATCTTGCATAGGAACATAAGTAGTAGTTTTTAGCTCACCTGCAATCACACCAAAACCATTAGAAAGTAGCGTCTCACAAGCTACTCTTGCATTTTTATCTCTTTGTATAATATAGTCTAGTATAGCATCGCTTATTTGGTCTGCCATCTTGTCTGGATGTCCTTCTGTTACGGATTCTGAAGTAAATAAAAACTCATTTTTCATAAATTCACCTTGTATTTTAAATTTTTGTAAAATTCTATCATTAAAATATTAATTTTTTAAGAAAATGTTTTAAATATTTTTAATATTTTGGAATGTATAATTGCTGTGCTTTAAAAATAACTTTAATAATATTTTTTAAAGTTTAAAATGCTTAACTAAAAATTTTCAAAAATAGGAGAAATAAATGCTAGTGACTAAACAAGCTCCAAATTTTATTGCGGAAGCTGTGAAAGCAGATGGTATGTTTGATGATAAATTTGAACTATATAACAATATAGGCAAAAATGGTGCGGTATTATTCTTTTGGCCAAAAGATTTTACTTTTGTTTGTCCTTCAGAAATTATTGCATTTGATAACAGAGTAAAAGAATTTCAAGATAGAGGTATCAATCTAATTGGTGTTTCTATAGATTCTAAAGAAGTGCATTTTGCATGGAGAAATACAGAAGTAAAAAATGGCGGTATAGGTCCTGTTAATTTCCCGATAGTATCAGATATCACTAAATCAATTTCAAGAGATTATGATGTTTTATTTGGTGGTGCTGTTGCATTAAGAGGCACTTTTTTAATTGATAGAAATAAAATTATCCGCCATGCAACAATAAATGACTTACCACTTGGAAGAAATGTAGATGAAACACTAAGAATGGTTGATGCACTACTTTTCTTTGAAGAGCATGGTGAAGTATGTCCAGCTGGTTGGAATAAAGGTGACAAAGGAATGAGAGCTGATGCTAAAGGTGTAGCAGAATATCTTGCACAAAACGCTAGCAAATTATAATCTTTTAAATAAATTCTTATGGATTTGCCATAATTATGGCAAATCTAACCTCCAAATAAACAAACTTTAAGCTAGTAATCATAAGATAATATAAACATTTCATTGACATTTTATAAACATTTTATAAAAAAAGGGGGGGGGGAGGGTTTATGATTAGGATTCTGGTGTTTGTTTTATTGTTTCTTTCAAATAATATATTTGGCTTTGAAATTTCTGAATTTTGTCCTAGTGGTGGTAATTGCACAATTAAAGGGACGCTAAATGATGAAATCAAAATTAATACAACATATAATTCAATTATAAACTATGCTACATTTACCAATAATAACACTAGCTTCATCTTACAACAAAACAATAGTCTTTCTAATTTTATAAATTATGGAAATATGAATACATTTTGGACAGCAAGTGGCAGTACTGGCACTACAAATATCTATAACTATGGCATATTAAATAATACTTCTAGTAATGCTAATTTCGCCCTAAGTGGAGCAAATGTAAAGATTTATTATTTTAATATGACAATAGATGAAAATTCAAATGCCTTTAATAGCATCACTGGAAATTTATCTAGCAAACCTCATAATGAAAGAAACTCACATATTTTAATTAATATTGGAAGTAGTGGTGAATTATCTCTTGATAATAATGCAAAGATAGTGTTAAATTTTGGAGATTCTTTTGAGATTGATAAAAGCTATGATATGACAAAACTCATACTAAAATGCGACAATAGCAACAAGATTGACGCTTGCAACAACTCATATGATAAAACCAAAGATCAAGTTATCACAAAAATATCAACTTATAATGATAAATTATATAAATTAAATATTAATGGAAATAATCTCTCTGTATCACTTGATACATCTTATGCCTCTGCTAATGCAATATATAAAGCAAATTTACTCTCAATAAATACTATAAAAAATCAACTAAATCAAATCTTGCAAAATAAAAAAACGATAGAAAACACACAAAAACATTCAAGATTTAGAGCTAGAAGAATCCAAACAAATGAAACAAACATAGAATCTGATTCTACTACCAATGCAAATGATGAAAACTATTTCTTGTTTTCTCCATTTATTTCATATCAAAATATATTTGATGGTGGTAAATACAGCGGACTTGGATATGGATTTATCAGTGGATATAATGCAGATTTAAATGATGATAATTTGTTTGGATTGCACTTTGGATTTATTGGGGGGGGGGTGGAAAAGTAATACTGCATTTAACTTCAAAAATACATATTATGCAGGATTCTTAGGATTGCATTATCAATATAGCTTTATAGATTCTATGTATTTAAGACTAAGACTTGAGGCATTTTATCATTACAATAAAATTACAAAAAACATAATTGATACTTCAAATACAAGCAGCATATCCCCAAGCACAAATATCACATTTGGTAAAAAATGGGATAATAAACTAGGCATTGAAGGAGGATTTGATTATATTGCCATGATAAATTCCAAAGTAGAATCCATAGATGGAATATATGACAAAAGTTTATTTAATATCGCATATATCGATATTAATGGCAATTATGATTTAACACTTGGTTCTTGGGAGATAAATGCCACTCTTGGAAGTAAGATTTTAATCACTCCCTATCCTAAAACTATTCTAAGAGTATCTGGAGGTAAAGATGTCGCAATTCATGAAAATATATATAGCATTTATGCAAATATAGGGACTTCATGGCAAATAAATGACATCATAGCTTTAAATCTTAATTATCTAGGATTTTTTGGTGATAGAATGATGAGTAATAGTGGATTTTTTAATATAAAAATATGGTGGTAAAAATATCAGAGATTCTATTTGTAGAATCTCACTCTAAAATTACCTTATAAATAAAATCTACTTTTTCTAGCAACTTATCACTACTTTTTCTACCAAATGGAATCTTTTGCACGATAGCACCTCTATTTTGCAGTTCATTTATAGTTTGAATAGAATCTGTATAATAATTATCAAAATACAAGATTCCAGATTCTATATTTTTAATATCTTTGATAAATTTGGCATTTGGCTTTAGATTATATACTTCATATTGTCGCTCTTTAGGAGCCATAATAGTATTTATATCCACGATATATGCATTAGTGTAGTTATTAGAATCTTGTGTAATAAATTCAAATTTTGCCCTTGAATTATCACCAAGACCAATTGGAGATACATTTTTATCAAATAATGCAGTGCTAAATACAGCAAAACTAAACAAAATAAATACAAAGCGATATTTACTCTCAATCCTAAATATCATAAAGCAAATAAAGCTAATAATAAGAGGATAAATAACAAATATAATATATTTTGTAAAATATATTGGACGCAAAAAGCTTGCAACAAATGGAATAATAATCATTAAAATACAAATTCCAAGCAAGAAATATATGATTTTCTCTCTATAATTTATTGAATATAGCACAAAAACAATAAACAAAAATACGCTTATTCCGCTACCTAGAATCTGAAATGGAATGATAAATATATCATTTAAAGTTGGCATTTGTATCCAAGTATTAAAGCTAGAATCCAAAAGTGAATGATTAAATGCAGTGATATAAAAATATGGCAAAAGAGAAAGCGCGATTATACAATCAAGCATAAAAAGTAATAATATTTTTTTGATATTTTTTAAAATAAAAATACTAATAATAAAACTAGAAAATATAAAAATAGAACCAAAATAATGTGTATTTACTAACATAATAGACAATAAGACATAAATTATCATATCATGAAAACTAAATTTATTATAAAGATTAAATAAATAATAACAAATAAAAGGAATTAAAGTAAGCTCCAAAACATAGCCTCTTACTTCGTGTGCCGCACCAATTGCAACTTGTGAGATTGCCATAAATAATGCACCAAATAATGCTATAGCAGAATCTTGCTTGGTATGATTTTTTAGAAATAAGAAGATTCCAAGTGGTGCAAATGCGCCTATCACAACCGATAATAGCCTAGCAGACTCTATTGTATATCCAAAGATTCCTAGCCATATTTTTAATAAGAAATTATAAAATGGTGGATTTCCAGGATCTTTAAATACGCTTAGAAAACTATCGCTTGGATATGCAACAACTCCAACAGAATACAATTCATCTCCCCAGAGCGATTGTGTGCAGCATTGATTAAGTCTCAAGCAAAATCCACATAACATAATAAATGCTAATATAAAAATATGGTGCTTTTGTGCTAGATTCTTCAAAACCACAGAATCTATTTTAAATAATAAAATAATAGTAATCCAAAGAAATAAATATGGTGGAGCAATAAATAATTTTACAAGACCTATCCATATATTTTCAATATTGTTTATAAAAGCACTAGATTGATTAAGTTTGAAATTTGATAAATCTATGATAAATGCCCCGTTATTTTGGCTAGATTCTATAGAATCCTTATTTAGATAAAAATTCCTACTTCCAATATTTATACTAATAAACTCAATATCATCCAATGCAATCTTAGAATCCACCAATAATCTTAGATTTGTTACACCAGATGTAATTACATTTCTACTCATGGCACATATTGTATTTTTGGTGATACTATATGGATAAAATGCAATTCCTTCGCCTTTTTCTAGATATGTTAGATTTATATTTCCAGAATCTAAAAGCAGATGATAAGATTTGCAATCTTTTGCAGAAATACTCACATCAACATGTGCAAATGAATATTTCAAAGAAGCATAATTTCCACTATATACAAATTTTACTACCATTACAAAAAATGCAATAAAAATACATAATGCAAGATAGATTCTCATCAATTCTCCTTAAATACAAAATATTTTGATAATAAAAAATTCACTACCATGCCAAAGGCGATGCCTAATGCTTGCGATAAAATATCTTTGTAATAAAACTGCCCTAAAATGAAATTTCTAAAAATAAATAATACAAGCAGATTTACACACAAGCCAAATATATTTGCATTGATATAAAGGAGATATTGCTTGAGACTTAAGGTTTTTTCTTTAAATGTAAAGAAGTTATTTAAAATATAGTTTTGGCTAACAGCTATGATAAAACATACACAAGAATTTAGCATATAATGAAAAGCTAATTTTGATAAAACAAAAAATATCACTAGATTTGTAATCGTGCCAAGAGTGCCAACAAAAGCAAATTTGATGAATTTATTCATTTGCTAAACCTTAAAAGCAAAGTTTTTAAAATTGCCTCATAAACGATGGCTTTACTCATTTTTGACTTGCCTTGTGTCCTATCACAAAAACAAATTGGGAATTCAACTATTTTTAGATTTGCTTTTTTTGCTCTATATTTCATCTCTATTTGAAAGCAATATCCATTAGAATCTATTTTATCTACATTGATAGCCTTGATTGCTTTTAGAGTATAGGCATTAAAACCTCCTGTAAAATCCATAATCTTACAACCAAGTATAATTCTTGCATACAAGCTACCACCAAAAGATAGAATCTTTCTAAATAGATTCCAGCCAACAATACTTCCACCTTTGACATTTCTAGAACCAATTACTACATCAAAAACTTCCAAATAAGATAAAAAGCTAGATATGTATTTTGGATTGTGAGAAAAATCTGCATCCATTGAAATAAAATAATCATATTGATATTTCATACCTATTTTAAAACCACAAATATATGCTTTGCCAAGACCATTTTTAGATTCTTGAATGAATAAATGCAGATTTGGATATTTTTCTTTTAGTGAATTTACAATAATGCAAGTATCATCATTTGAATTACCATCGATGATAAGAATATTTATTTTTGGGTGGAGATTAAATATAGAAATTATTAAGTCTTTAATATTGCAAGCTTCGTTGTATGTAGGAATTAAAATTAAGCTATTTTGTTCCTGCCCCCCCCCTATTCAATGCTATATTCATATTTTTTCCTTAAATTTTATGTAATACTAATTTACCATTAGAATCTTTTATAAATTTTACTTTATTTTCTTTAATAAGGCTATTTGAAGCACTTTTAAAAAGCTTTTTACTAATGCCTAAATATTCAAAAATCTCTTTGCTACTAGAATCAAAATTTAATTTTAACACACCACTGCATAATTTATCTAAAATAATATTTTTTGTGAGATTTATATTTGATACCAAACCCAAATCAACTTTGCCATCTTGTCTAATTTTTTTTATGATACCTTTGATATTATCACCAATATTGATTTTTGTGTTTATATCATTATTGTGAATCACTCCAAAATATTTATTATTTACTACACAATTAAAACCAATATCAGTTTTTAGAAATGGGAGAATATCGACATTTTTTATTTTTGAATGTATGTTTAATTTCTCAAGATAAGAAGCTAGATTCTGCCTTGCAATAAGCCTATTTTGTTTATCTAAAGTTAGTTTTATCACTACTTTTTGCCCGATTTTTAGATGTGATGGATTCTTGCTTGGCATAAATAAATCCTTTGGGATCCCAAGATCTAGATATGCTCCATTTTCCACTATATCAATAATTTCTAATGATAAAATATCACCAACAAAACCCTTTGGCATCGTAGTAATAGCTACCAATCTATCCTCGCTATCACTATATACAAAAACCCAAACAAGACTATTTATAATCACCTCATCGGTGATATATCGATTTGGAAGTAAAACTTCATTTTTCATTTCATCTATCAAATAAGCACCAAATTTGCTAAATCGTGCTACTTTTAGATATTGCATTTGCCCTACTCTTATGATAATTCTCCTATGATATTGATTATTTTATATACATCAAAATTATCTAATATATCTAAATAATGAGCTCCAAATAGTGCTACTAGTGGCACTAAAACTATACTAAAAATCATTTTTTCTGTAGCACTGCCTGTTTTAAATCTAAGAGCACTAGGCAACAATACAGCTTTTGCTTTAGAAAATGGAAAAAAATAATAAGGGATTCCACTAATTGTAAGCATATCACCTATTTGATGAAGAAAGATTCCAAGGCTAATGGCAAAACAAACAAAGGCATAAGTTTTATAATATGGAAGCAATACCAAGCCAAGTAATATTATTATAAATGGAAAGATAAAAAAATGTGTAAAACCACGATGAGTAAAACTAAAACTAACTATATGAGAAATGATAGGAAATTTCCTACCAATAAAACTTCTTGGCTCATCAATATCAGGTAAAAGAGAGCCAAAAACAACTAAGGGTAATAAAATAATACTATTTACTTGATTATGCACTAGAGCTATTGCACCAAGCCCACCAAGCAATCCAAGTGCCATATGTGACTTTGCTAACATTATTTTATCTTTTATACTTTTATAACCTCTAAAAAGAAGAGATAGATTATCTCTTAGAAAATTGAGGACTTCTTCTTGCTTTTCTTTTTCCGTATTTCTTACGTTCAACAACCCTAGAATCTCTAGTTAGAAGACCTTTAGGTTTTAAAATAGCCCTAAAAGAAGTATCGTATAAATTAAGAGCTTTTGAGATTCCATGTCTTAGAGCTTCTGCTTGAGCACTATAACCACCACCAAAAGTAATAGCTACAATATCTAATGCTTTTTCTTGTGAAGTTAATACTAGTGGTTGGATAACTTTCATCTTAATTGCTTCATGTCCGCCAAGCCATTCATCTAAGCTTTTACCATTAATGCTTAAAGAACCTCCGCCAGCCTTAATCCATACCTTTGCTATTGCACTTTTTCTTTTACCAGTTGCATAAACTTTTGTCATATTTTATTAGTCCTTTTTACTTTGTTTGCTTATTTGTGCAGTGTGTGGATGCTCACTTCCACTATAAACCTTTAGCTTGCCAATCATTTCTCTACCTAATTTTGTCTTTGGAAGCATACCTCTAACGGCTAATCTAAATAATTTTTCTGGGTGCTTTTCTAGCATTTCTGCGAGTGTTTTTGATTTTGTGCTACCAAAATATCCTGAATGTGTAAAATATTCTTTATTATTTAGTTTAAGACCGCTAAACTTTGCTTCTTTAGCATTGATAATTACTACAAAATCTCCACAATCAACATTTGGAGTATAACTTGGCTTATGTTTTCCTCTTAGGTAAATAGCTGCCTTTGTTATCAATCTACCAAAAATCTCATCTTTTGCATCTAGCACAATCCAATTCCTCTGTATTTCATTTTTTTTCATTGCAGAAGTTAGATTCATAATAATGCCTTTATATTAGTTTAAAATGTGGTATTATAAAATATAAAACTGAAAATTACATTAATTTAAGTTAATATTAATTTATAAAATGTTGTTCTTGGAATCTAAGTAAGTTTGAACAATGATCGCTTATTGAATATGCTTTGTCATACTCTTCTTTTATGATATTTTTGATTTCTTCTTTTTGTTCCATAAAATCATCATCCAATATTGTATCAACGACCAAATAAAGCTGAATATTTTGCCTTAAGATATCAAATGCTTTCTTTTTATCTTGATTATATAAATTTTCATCATTTTTATACGCAAGCAATTGCAGGATAATCCTATCATATACCAAAGTTGCGAGATTCTTTGGCTTTATTGTATCAAATAAATATTCTTTTGCATTAGATGTTAATTTTTGTCTATCTGTGTTGTTCATATATATTAATACTGGAATGATTATAAATAGTCGCTCAAATTTTACTCCAAGTGCGCGCGTCTGAATCTTGATTAAGATTCTATCTATAAAACTATATTTATAAAAATCAAAAAAGGCTGAAGTTGCGGAATTAAACATATTTTTACCCAATATTCCTCTTTAATATATTATCTTATTTCCCATTTTATTCTAAAATTATTTGTGTTCCTATACCATTTGTAGTAAATAATTCTAATAGTATAGAATGCGGGATTCTACCATCTATGATATGGACTTTTTTTACACCATTTTCTACACAAGATAAAGAAGCATCTATCTTTGGTATCATACCACCTGTAATAGTGCCATCATTTTTATAGATTCTCGCATCATTTGGTGTAATTGTAGATATTAATTTACCACTAGAATCCAAAACTCCTTGCGTATCTGTCAAAAATATCACTTTATTTGCTTTTATTGCTTTTGAAATTTCGCAAGCTACACTATCTGCATTTATATTAAATCCAGGGTGTTTTATATTATCACCTGAAGCAATTGGTGCAATAATTGGCACAAAACCATCATCTAATAATTTTTGTAAAATATTTATATTTACTTTTTGTATCTCACCTGTATATCCAAAAACTTCAAAATCTTTTGGCTTAGCTTCTAAAAGCATAGAATCTTTGCCACTAATCCCTACTGCTTTTACTCCGTGATGATTGAAAAAAAATGTCAATTCTCTATTTATATCACCGCTTAAAACCATCTCGACAACTTTCATTGCTTCTTTTGATGTTACTCTTATGCCATCTATAAATTTATTATCAATTTTTAAAGTCTCTAGCATTTGAGTGATTTTTGGACCTCCACCATGCACAATAATAGGCTTAATTCCAAGCATATACAAAAGTATAATATCACATGCAAATTTTTCTTTTAATTCAAGATTCTGCTGTGCTGCACCGCCATACTTGATAACTATCACGCTATCTCGAAATTCTTGTATAAATGGAATAGAATCTACTAATATATCTGCTATTTTTATCCTACTTAACACCTAGATTCCTAACAATAAAATTTTTAAAGTATTTTAATCGCTTTTTTTGTTATTATATCTCAAGATTATAAACAAAAAGGATTCTTCATGAATATCGTATTACTTGATGCCCAAACCCTAGGAAATGACAGATTGGATTCTATAGCAAAATTAGGTAATTTTAAATCATATGATGTAACAAAAGCAGATGAAGTATTAGAAAGGGTAAAAGACGCGGATATAGTGCTTACAAATAAAGTTGTATTAGATAAAAATATTTTAGAAAAATTGCCAAAATTAAAGCTTATTTGCATAACTGCCACAGG of the Helicobacter sp. MIT 99-5507 genome contains:
- the rpmF gene encoding 50S ribosomal protein L32, translating into MAVVPKRRVSKTRGLKRRTHYKVKLATPIKDKNGNWKLPHTISKETGNYK
- the ndk gene encoding nucleoside-diphosphate kinase → MERTLSIIKPDAVKKNIIGKIIDRFESNGLRIAAMKKILLDRNTAGEFYAIHKERPFYNDLVNFMTSGPVVVMVLEGDNAVKKNRELMGDTDPKKAQAGTIRADFAENIDANAVHGSDSLENAKNEIAFFFTQTEIR
- a CDS encoding DUF362 domain-containing protein gives rise to the protein MAVKITDLCISCGSCIDECPVSAIVDDDNNPTDEGIYYVYADKCVECVGHNEMPACASACPTEGCIVWSARGATSRDDISDANRNDSVSVM
- the metK gene encoding methionine adenosyltransferase, whose amino-acid sequence is MKNEFLFTSESVTEGHPDKMADQISDAILDYIIQRDKNARVACETLLSNGFGVIAGELKTTTYVPMQDIAREVIKDIGYTDSLYGFDYRSAGILNGVGEQSPDINQGVDREDGEIGAGDQGLMFGYACDETDTLMPLPIYLSHRLTEGLAKARKDGILPFLRPDGKSQVTIKYKDGKPAYIDTIVISTQHAPDVKYNHLKDSVIEEIVQKVIPQEYMQDNIKYHINPTGKFVIGGPQGDAGLTGRKIIVDTYGGSCPHGGGAFSGKDPSKVDRSGAYIARYIAKNLVAAGVSPKVTVQISYAIGVVEPVSIYINTHGYSKIDSADIEKCVRAVFKLTPKGIIESLDLLRPIYRKTAAYGHFGRELSEFTWEATNKVDEIRDYLKIK
- a CDS encoding peroxiredoxin, which codes for MLVTKQAPNFIAEAVKADGMFDDKFELYNNIGKNGAVLFFWPKDFTFVCPSEIIAFDNRVKEFQDRGINLIGVSIDSKEVHFAWRNTEVKNGGIGPVNFPIVSDITKSISRDYDVLFGGAVALRGTFLIDRNKIIRHATINDLPLGRNVDETLRMVDALLFFEEHGEVCPAGWNKGDKGMRADAKGVAEYLAQNASKL
- a CDS encoding glycosyltransferase family 39 protein, with translation MRIYLALCIFIAFFVMVVKFVYSGNYASLKYSFAHVDVSISAKDCKSYHLLLDSGNINLTYLEKGEGIAFYPYSITKNTICAMSRNVITSGVTNLRLLVDSKIALDDIEFISINIGSRNFYLNKDSIESSQNNGAFIIDLSNFKLNQSSAFINNIENIWIGLVKLFIAPPYLFLWITIILLFKIDSVVLKNLAQKHHIFILAFIMLCGFCLRLNQCCTQSLWGDELYSVGVVAYPSDSFLSVFKDPGNPPFYNFLLKIWLGIFGYTIESARLLSVVIGAFAPLGIFLFLKNHTKQDSAIALFGALFMAISQVAIGAAHEVRGYVLELTLIPFICYYLFNLYNKFSFHDMIIYVLLSIMLVNTHYFGSIFIFSSFIISIFILKNIKKILLLFMLDCIIALSLLPYFYITAFNHSLLDSSFNTWIQMPTLNDIFIIPFQILGSGISVFLFIVFVLYSINYREKIIYFLLGICILMIIIPFVASFLRPIYFTKYIIFVIYPLIISFICFMIFRIESKYRFVFILFSFAVFSTALFDKNVSPIGLGDNSRAKFEFITQDSNNYTNAYIVDINTIMAPKERQYEVYNLKPNAKFIKDIKNIESGILYFDNYYTDSIQTINELQNRGAIVQKIPFGRKSSDKLLEKVDFIYKVILE
- a CDS encoding GtrA family protein, translating into MNKFIKFAFVGTLGTITNLVIFFVLSKLAFHYMLNSCVCFIIAVSQNYILNNFFTFKEKTLSLKQYLLYINANIFGLCVNLLVLFIFRNFILGQFYYKDILSQALGIAFGMVVNFLLSKYFVFKEN
- a CDS encoding polyprenol monophosphomannose synthase, whose amino-acid sequence is MGGGQEQNSLILIPTYNEACNIKDLIISIFNLHPKINILIIDGNSNDDTCIIVNSLKEKYPNLHLFIQESKNGLGKAYICGFKIGMKYQYDYFISMDADFSHNPKYISSFLSYLEVFDVVIGSRNVKGGSIVGWNLFRKILSFGGSLYARIILGCKIMDFTGGFNAYTLKAIKAINVDKIDSNGYCFQIEMKYRAKKANLKIVEFPICFCDRTQGKSKMSKAIVYEAILKTLLLRFSK
- a CDS encoding S1-like domain-containing RNA-binding protein yields the protein MQYLKVARFSKFGAYLIDEMKNEVLLPNRYITDEVIINSLVWVFVYSDSEDRLVAITTMPKGFVGDILSLEIIDIVENGAYLDLGIPKDLFMPSKNPSHLKIGQKVVIKLTLDKQNRLIARQNLASYLEKLNIHSKIKNVDILPFLKTDIGFNCVVNNKYFGVIHNNDINTKINIGDNIKGIIKKIRQDGKVDLGLVSNINLTKNIILDKLCSGVLKLNFDSSSKEIFEYLGISKKLFKSASNSLIKENKVKFIKDSNGKLVLHKI
- a CDS encoding metal-dependent hydrolase, translating into MLAKSHMALGLLGGLGAIALVHNQVNSIILLPLVVFGSLLPDIDEPRSFIGRKFPIISHIVSFSFTHRGFTHFFIFPFIIILLGLVLLPYYKTYAFVCFAISLGIFLHQIGDMLTISGIPYYFFPFSKAKAVLLPSALRFKTGSATEKMIFSIVLVPLVALFGAHYLDILDNFDVYKIINIIGELS
- the rpsI gene encoding 30S ribosomal protein S9 translates to MTKVYATGKRKSAIAKVWIKAGGGSLSINGKSLDEWLGGHEAIKMKVIQPLVLTSQEKALDIVAITFGGGYSAQAEALRHGISKALNLYDTSFRAILKPKGLLTRDSRVVERKKYGKRKARRSPQFSKR